DNA sequence from the Oxalobacteraceae sp. CFBP 8761 genome:
CTGTTGATGTCCGAACTGTTCCCGATGCATCTGCGCGGCGTGCTGACCGGCACTGCGGTGGCGTGCCAGTGGATCTTCAACGCGATCGTCGCCTTGCTGTTCCCGCTGGCGCTGGCGCAGTTCGGCAGTGCGACGTTCTTCCTGTTCGCCGCCATCAATGTCGGCTCGCTGATCTTTGTTGCGCTGCGCCTGCCGGAAACGCGCGGTCGCTCCCTCGAAGGCCTGGAAAAGTTTCTGGAAAAAGAACTGACCCCGCGCGCGAAAGCGTAAAGGGGAGGCCGGCGCTCCTCAGGGCGCCGGCTTGATCGATGCCGGCGTGATCGACGACGTTGCGGCAGATTCCGTGAGCCGTTCGAGCTCGCGCAAAAAACGCTCACAGGCCAGCGCCGGTGGCCACGGTTCCCATGGCGCGCAATCGTAGTAGCGCGCCAGCGGGTCCTCAGGCAGGATCGCCGCGCGAATCTTCAGCGTGCGCCGGACCTCTTCAGCCGACCAGCCTGCCACATGGACCGCTTCGCTGGCAGCGGCCAGCCGGTCGGCTTTCTTGTGCGCCGCGTGCGACTTCGCATCCCAGGCCGGCAGGCCGTAGCGCAAAAACACCATGTGTTCCAGGCGCTGGGTCAGGGCGCGAAAGGCGTCGCCCAGAAACGGCTTGATGACCGAAATCGCATCGAATCCCAGCAAGCCTTCTTCGGCATCGTGCAGCAATTCGCGCAGTTCGTCGAGCGGCGACAACGAGGGCATCGCCGCGCGCCGCAGCAGCATCACGCTGATCGAATGCTGCGCGACGGACAGCGGCAGCGGCCACGCCGAGTGACCGCCCCAGCGGTAGGTGCGGGCCAGGCCCAGCGCCAGGTCGGCGTCGTCCCAGTCGAACGGGGTGGGGTCGAGCAGGTCGAGGCGGCGGCCCGACGGCATGCGGACCCAGGCGCGCGTCGTGGTGTCCGGCCT
Encoded proteins:
- a CDS encoding phosphohydrolase, whose protein sequence is MPSGRRLDLLDPTPFDWDDADLALGLARTYRWGGHSAWPLPLSVAQHSISVMLLRRAAMPSLSPLDELRELLHDAEEGLLGFDAISVIKPFLGDAFRALTQRLEHMVFLRYGLPAWDAKSHAAHKKADRLAAASEAVHVAGWSAEEVRRTLKIRAAILPEDPLARYYDCAPWEPWPPALACERFLRELERLTESAATSSITPASIKPAP